The genome window GAAGCCAGGGAAGCCGCCTGCCCGCGCGGGAAAGCCGGGAGCAAAGGCGGATCAGCAGGCCGAGCATCACCAGGGCGCTGAGCAGCTGTTCAATATGCACATAGTAGAATACAACGCCGGAGATCTTGGCGGTTTCAAAGAAAAGGCCAAAGGCGCAGAGCATGAAAAGGGCGGGCTCAATGAGGGTGCCTTTGCGGGGCACAGAAAGGACGCGCTTTCCGGCGGTGTCATGGCGGATCACGAGGATCGCGGCGATCACCGCACCGATTGTTTCCAGGGTGGAAAGGGCCAGCAGCCACTGTCCCCACTGATCCCGGACGGCGAACGGGAAAAACGCCAGGGCGGAACCGTCGGAGATCTCATCCAGACCAAAGGTTGCCATTTCAGCCAGGCCCAGATCACCGGCAAAGGCTTCCGCAAACCGCACAAAGGCGGCCAGGATACAGCAGGGTAAAGCAAAACTGTCCAGTACCGAAGGTACCGGACGTCTGGCGGCAAGGGCTGACAGTGCCACCCCCAGCACCAGGCCAACAAGGCAGCCGGTGAAGGAAAACTCTGAGGGCGCGAAACTGAACAGGCCGGCAAAAGACAGCTGATAGCTGTTAAAAAGCAGGAAGAAGGCCTTGCCGAGGATAAAGGCCAGCAGGAGGCCTGCGGCTGTGAAAGGAAGCGCGTATACAGGAGCAATATCCCTGCGCTTCAGGCCGCGGGCAAACAGGATCACCGCGGCCATACAGCCCGCGGCGATCAGAATGGGGTATAAAGTGTCTGTCATCATGGCATCATGTCCGTTTCTGTTATTCCGCCGAGGCGAAATAGATGATATCCATCAGCTTGCGGCCTGTGCTTCCCAGGTCATTGACCTTGGCACCCTTGAAATAGAGCCAGGTGGAATCTCCGCCGTCCAGGTTATAGGCGACGAGGACATCCTGGGTTTTGACGAGGCGGGCAAACTGGGCAATGGTCATGCCGGTGTTGCCTTTGTAGGGACCGGCACAGCAGATGACTTTGTAGTGGAGCGGCCCGGCCTGGCAGATGCAGATCCGCTGACGGTATTCATCCGCGGCCATGTTGATCCAGCGGTCGGCTCCCTGGAAATCCTCAATCAGTTCGCCGTTGTCAACCAGGGCGGGACCGAAGGAGAAGGAGTTCAGGATGGTTCCGTTATCCGGTACGGTGATAACCGCGTCTTTCACGGGCTGGTAGACGATATGGAAATCACCGTTGCTGTCGATGAGAAGTACATCCATGAAGCGGGCATCCCAGGGGCCGGGCTCATCCAGGTTATTCCGGAACAGGGTGCCCTGCCGGAGGATAAAGCCGCGGGATTTCCGCTCTGTGCTGTCATAGTAATCGCCGTTCAGCGCGACAACGGCTTTGGAACGCTCGGCGAGCGCTTCCGGACGGCGCTGGGCATTTCTTTCAAAAGAACCGTTATCCGTGGCGGACATGGTGCGCAGCTGGGAGGCGTCCTTAATATGGATATCCGCGACCCAGTAAACACAGTCTTCAAAGAGCCCGGAATCAACTGTCACCTGGATGGTGGAGTCGGAGTAGCCGTTTTCGGTATAGCCTTCGGGAGAAGGATCCTTACCGGGTGTGAAGTCAATGGGGAGCAGGTAATCCGTCCTGGGTTCGGCCGGCACGGGAGTGGGTTCATCAGCCGGAGCAGGGGTCGCTTCCGGTTCGGGAACGGGCGTTTCAGCCGGTTCCTCAGCGGATGCTTCCGGTGCGGCGGCAGGCGCTTCTTCCGTCAGAGGGAAGCTGTCCTCGAAAGGAATGTATTCATAATGCGGATGGAGATGATCCTCTCCGAACATCCGAACAATGGCATCGTAATGCGGATGGCGGGTATTGCCGTAAAGGAACCTCCAGGTTCCTGCGGTGGAATAATGGGTGGAGTCCACCTGCGTATCGGGCAGGGATTCCTTCAGGAAACGGACGATGTTGTCCGGCGGGGACTGGTTCGGAACGCGGCTGGAATAGATCCAGAGGCGCTTCAGGCTCTTCAGGTTCTGCAGGGGATCATAATCCTCCACAAAATTGAAGCAGATGTTCAGGTCCAGGAGATGATCCAGCCCGGACAGGGGGCTCAGGTCCTTGATCTTATTCTTGAACAGTTCCGCGTATTCCAGGTTTTTCAGGTCCGCAAGGGGAGAAATGTCCGTAACCTGGTTGCAGGCAACGATCAGCACACGGAGGTTCGGAAGATCCCGGAGGAACTCCAGATCTGTGACGCTGTTGTGGCCCACGTCCAGGGCCATCAGGTTCCAGCAGTAGCGGAGGATGGAGAAGTCTTCGCTGTTATGGTGGGAAGTGGTGTTGTTATGCAGTGTGGACCAGGATGTATAGTCGGTGCGGATCAGGTGCTGGTGGTCTTTGCCCTGCAGTACCATGGTCCAGCCCCATTTCATGCCGGGGTAGCGGGCAGCCAGGCGGTCGCACATGGCAGCAGGCATTTTGGTTTCCCACATATCAACCTGCTTCAGTCCGGTAAAACGGTCCAGGAAGGCTTCGAACGCGTCAAAATCCTGTACGACGGTATCCCCAAGGCTGATGTACTCAGCATCCAGGGGGAAGGACATCCCGTTGAATTCAGCGGTGGTGTCCGCCGCGGGCGCGGTTTCCGCCAGGGCACAGCCGGATAAGGCAAGCAGCAGCAGAAGCAGCACCAGGAAACAGGGAAGCGTTTTACGAAGCATTTTATTCGCCCTTTCTGACAATGATACAGGGGTCATCCATGGAGCCGGTGCCGGAGGTGACAGTATAGGAACCCTGGGCCAGGTAAATCATCGGCCTTGCGCCGAGATTGTCCCGGCCGACCTCCAGGCGGCCGATGCCGCCGGTGGCTTTGGTGCAGCGTGCCTGGCGGCCGTCGGACGCGGAAGCATCGCGGGTCCAGTAGGGGCTGTGTTTGCCTTTGCCGTTGCTGTATTCAAACAGGCGCAGTTCCTTCAGCGGCATTTCCTTTCTGGAAGAACCTTCGTATTTCTTTTTCAGGTCCGTATATTCGGCCGGGTCATATCCGTTGTTCCGGATGGCCCATTCGGTACCCCAGGCACGAAGGCCGGGATTGGCCAGGATCTTTTTGACATTTTCCGAACCCACCAGCGTTTCGCCCAGGCCGTAGCTTTTGTTTTTGAGCTCGTCCACACTGGGCAGGAAGACCTTCCCGACACCTTCCAGGGGAAGCAGCATGGCGGCTTCATCTTCGGTGAAAGTGTCCTGGAGGAAAACGGTGTTGAGGTAGGTGCACAGGTCTGTGCGGCTGAAATCCCCTTTGAACTCATCCCGGTAGGCGGTCAGGCTTGCGTTCATGCAGCGGGCAAAGAGGATATATTCGCTCAGCAGGATGCACTTCTCATCATCCGCGGCCAGCACACGCCAGAGGACCGGCTGGACCTGCCCGTCTGCCGTCTGGGGATACTGCCCCAGGGAAACGTAGACATATCCGTCCTCCTGGGTGTATCCGCGAAGCGCTGTCTCGGCGGAAACACAGGCGGGAATGACGGTCATAATACAGAGGAAAAGAAGCATCAGACGAAGGAGAAAAGAGCGGTGCAAACCATGGCTCACGGCGTTTCTCCCTCCTTGCTTTACAGTATCTCCGGTATGTATAAACCCAGATATTATATTCTATGAAATAATAGGAAAAGTGTCAACCTGAAAGCGTCTTCCGGAACGGGGTTTCTTCTTTACAATCAGTAGTGAGTCTGATAAAATAAAAATTGGCAAATTGCGCATTCCGGGGTGATGAAGATCCCGGACACAATTCCATGAGATTCGACCGGAGAGCTGGCTGCGGAAGAACGCATTCCGTACCTGCTCTGTTCCGGCTGAGCGAGAAAGTATAAGACGAAAGGAGTCGGCACTGCAGTGAAAAACACATTTCGCGGCGGCGTACATCCCGCAGGCCATAAGGACCTGAGCCGGGAAAGCCGTCTGCGTCTCTTCGATCCGAAGGGAGAGATGGTTTTCCCGCTTTCCATGCACATTGGAAAACCCGCGAAACCGGTGGTACAAAAGAATGATGAGGTAAAGGTGGGACAATTGCTCGCCGAAGCGGACGGCTTTGTTTCAGCACCGATTCATTCCAGCTGCTCGGGCAAGGTTAAGGCAATCGAAAAGCGCCGTGTGCTTGGCGGCGGAATGGCCGAATGCATTATCATTGACAATGACGGCCAGTTCACGCCCTATGCGGACTATACGCAGAAGATTGACGCGGCCAAGCTGTCCAACAGTGAAATCATCCAGCGGGTTCAGGCGGCAGGTATTGTCGGACTTGGCGGCGCGGGCTTCCCGACAGCGGTGAAACTTCAGCCCAAAGATCCTGACGCGATCGAGTATGTTATTGCCAACGGTGCGGAGTGCGAACCGTACCTGACCTGTAACGACCAGCTGATGAGGATCCATTCCAATGAAATCGCGGAGGGACTGGAGCTGGTGCTCCGTCTGTTCCCGAACGCGGAGGGCGTGATCTGCATTGAGGACAACAAGCCCGAAGCGATCGCGGCCATGAGCATCGCGGTTTCCGACAAACCCAGGATCAGCGTTAAGACCATGATCACCAAATATCCCCAGGGCGGTGAACGCAGCCTGATCCAGGCTGTGGCGGGTGTTGATTTCCCCACCAGCAAGCTGCCTGCGGACGTTGGCTGCGTGGTGCAGAACGTTGGTACGCTCTACGCGATCCAGCGGGCGGTGCTTTACGGAGAACCGCTGTTCAGCCAGTGCTTCACCATCACCGGCGAAGCCGTTGCCGAACCCGGTAACTATTTCGTCCGGGTGGGCACCAGCTATGCCGAGCTGCTGGAAGCGGCCGGCGGAGTCAAGGAAGGCATGGAGATCCGGAAAGCGCTTTCCGGCGGACCCATGATGGGTATCGCCATCGGCTCCCTGAACATCCCGATCCAGAAGCAGAACAACGGCCTGACGCTGCTTGCCGAAGATC of Aristaeella lactis contains these proteins:
- a CDS encoding phosphodiester glycosidase family protein, which gives rise to MLRKTLPCFLVLLLLLLALSGCALAETAPAADTTAEFNGMSFPLDAEYISLGDTVVQDFDAFEAFLDRFTGLKQVDMWETKMPAAMCDRLAARYPGMKWGWTMVLQGKDHQHLIRTDYTSWSTLHNNTTSHHNSEDFSILRYCWNLMALDVGHNSVTDLEFLRDLPNLRVLIVACNQVTDISPLADLKNLEYAELFKNKIKDLSPLSGLDHLLDLNICFNFVEDYDPLQNLKSLKRLWIYSSRVPNQSPPDNIVRFLKESLPDTQVDSTHYSTAGTWRFLYGNTRHPHYDAIVRMFGEDHLHPHYEYIPFEDSFPLTEEAPAAAPEASAEEPAETPVPEPEATPAPADEPTPVPAEPRTDYLLPIDFTPGKDPSPEGYTENGYSDSTIQVTVDSGLFEDCVYWVADIHIKDASQLRTMSATDNGSFERNAQRRPEALAERSKAVVALNGDYYDSTERKSRGFILRQGTLFRNNLDEPGPWDARFMDVLLIDSNGDFHIVYQPVKDAVITVPDNGTILNSFSFGPALVDNGELIEDFQGADRWINMAADEYRQRICICQAGPLHYKVICCAGPYKGNTGMTIAQFARLVKTQDVLVAYNLDGGDSTWLYFKGAKVNDLGSTGRKLMDIIYFASAE
- a CDS encoding DUF6273 domain-containing protein; its protein translation is MSHGLHRSFLLRLMLLFLCIMTVIPACVSAETALRGYTQEDGYVYVSLGQYPQTADGQVQPVLWRVLAADDEKCILLSEYILFARCMNASLTAYRDEFKGDFSRTDLCTYLNTVFLQDTFTEDEAAMLLPLEGVGKVFLPSVDELKNKSYGLGETLVGSENVKKILANPGLRAWGTEWAIRNNGYDPAEYTDLKKKYEGSSRKEMPLKELRLFEYSNGKGKHSPYWTRDASASDGRQARCTKATGGIGRLEVGRDNLGARPMIYLAQGSYTVTSGTGSMDDPCIIVRKGE
- the rsxC gene encoding electron transport complex subunit RsxC, yielding MKNTFRGGVHPAGHKDLSRESRLRLFDPKGEMVFPLSMHIGKPAKPVVQKNDEVKVGQLLAEADGFVSAPIHSSCSGKVKAIEKRRVLGGGMAECIIIDNDGQFTPYADYTQKIDAAKLSNSEIIQRVQAAGIVGLGGAGFPTAVKLQPKDPDAIEYVIANGAECEPYLTCNDQLMRIHSNEIAEGLELVLRLFPNAEGVICIEDNKPEAIAAMSIAVSDKPRISVKTMITKYPQGGERSLIQAVAGVDFPTSKLPADVGCVVQNVGTLYAIQRAVLYGEPLFSQCFTITGEAVAEPGNYFVRVGTSYAELLEAAGGVKEGMEIRKALSGGPMMGIAIGSLNIPIQKQNNGLTLLAEDPVEAAEAVMTSCLRCGRCTTVCPMGLTPQLMADAAIAGDLERYEKKLYGMDCIQCGSCSFACPAKRPLTPTFKQAKAEILEKRKREGGAKK